In Hymenobacter gelipurpurascens, one DNA window encodes the following:
- a CDS encoding PAS domain S-box protein produces the protein MFRSLFDQAYDALLLYDEHGALVDCNQTALGLLGISREMLLASGLMAFALPVGHSTPADRWTSEAELYEAVRDTARTGTMHSQAWHGQRVDRTPLTGWLTLHLVQTPSGPRVQLTLRNTTQDQSYQEATQQLVEERSQKQVRELLSRTNLSYVMADREGIILEVNDYFLDFTGYTAEEVVGQSFHMLFSPSEEALSRRQAYLTCIREGTLQSFYERNLVTKSGQLRLMHWHSEFCHNAAGEITGMFVVGRDLTDRHVTARALTDNRTRLQDFLDNAHDLIQNLSIDNRFLFVNKAWKEKLGYEDEDLPHLTLSDVVHPYYKAKLLYQLRNLYKGEKVNKLETVFLTKTGKPVHLIGSISCSWQDDEPVSTRAILHDITDRIKAERLQKVYYSIANLAISSKDLHSLYGAIHRELSKIIETNNFYIALCDEARTQLQFAYYVDQNSQGDQTIMARPFSSGVSEYIIRTGRPLFLLKQELEDLIGNGTITAYGLMPEVMLCSPLSIGERIIGVIAVQDYQKADAYAAADIEILHFISNQVALAIERKRNEVQIQKQNARLNAIFESGSHLMWSVDTHSRLSSFNRNYAAYFLRRNGVYPTLNVNLWQADLALMEEDARETFVENYRRAFQGHPQRFEVRLRDTKGMDSWREIYLNPIYLDDGSFEEISAIAHDITDQKRSQLELAAQEEKFRAIFESFQDVYYRTDGKGILTLVSPSVLDMLGYTPEEVTGTPIADYYIYPSQRDGLLHSVRDTGEARNFELAMRHKDGHSVSVLVNARRVLDGPSGTEGIGRDITELKKMQDDLRAAKDEAEAALHAKTQFLANMSHELRTPMNGIIGMIDLLHQTVASEEQEEYVDTLRKSSDALLAILNDILDLSKIQAGKLQLSESGIDLHYTMDKIHSLFANRANQKQLHFTYHITPHTPRFIITDETRLLQILSNLTSNAIKFTAQGKVSIEVSSVVTDGEEHTLRFAVTDSGIGISDDNEKLLFTNFTQLDTTPTKAFGGTGLGLAISKQLAELLGGEIGVISNIGEGSTFWFTIQCLVARNEEEIVQERVTAREKAQEVVRFDTTPRVLLVDDNPINQQVASRLLDKLGCDVDVAHDGFEAISKATDPRHQYELIFMDIQMPEMDGVTAMLEIRRRLGQACPPVVAMTAYSMKEDAERFVQQGMDDYVSKPVKTQDLYTVMRRWSAARLASEAAEASPETPATQEPAAVIIDPDTIEQLRQLGGGEFAAQLYADFEQEAGQVLSEAAEFVASGQYAQILPHLHQLKGTGFTLGINTMAEWTKKMEHDLKNGHSSTAEQDFKTLQQYFEQFVATYPAVTQAP, from the coding sequence TTGTTCCGTTCCTTATTCGACCAAGCCTACGATGCACTGCTGCTCTATGATGAACACGGTGCTTTAGTAGACTGCAACCAAACGGCTCTAGGCCTACTAGGCATTTCCCGCGAAATGCTGTTGGCCTCGGGCCTGATGGCGTTTGCCTTGCCCGTAGGCCACTCCACGCCCGCCGACCGCTGGACCTCAGAAGCAGAACTGTACGAGGCCGTACGGGATACGGCGCGCACCGGCACCATGCACTCCCAGGCCTGGCACGGCCAGCGTGTAGACCGGACACCCCTCACGGGCTGGCTGACCCTGCACTTGGTACAAACGCCCTCCGGCCCTCGCGTACAGCTCACGCTCCGCAACACCACCCAGGACCAGTCTTACCAGGAAGCCACGCAGCAGTTGGTGGAGGAGCGCAGCCAGAAGCAGGTGCGCGAACTACTCTCCCGCACCAACCTGAGCTACGTAATGGCCGATCGGGAAGGAATTATCCTGGAAGTCAACGACTACTTTCTGGACTTCACGGGCTATACCGCCGAGGAAGTTGTCGGGCAGAGTTTCCACATGCTGTTCTCGCCTTCCGAGGAAGCCCTGAGCCGCCGACAGGCCTACCTGACCTGTATCCGGGAAGGGACACTGCAAAGCTTCTACGAGCGCAACCTGGTTACCAAGTCGGGGCAGTTGCGCCTGATGCACTGGCACTCCGAATTCTGCCACAATGCAGCCGGAGAAATTACGGGCATGTTTGTGGTGGGCCGCGACCTGACGGACCGACACGTAACGGCCCGCGCCCTCACCGACAACCGCACCCGCCTCCAGGACTTTCTCGACAATGCCCACGATCTGATTCAGAACCTGAGCATCGACAACCGGTTTCTGTTCGTGAACAAAGCCTGGAAGGAAAAGCTGGGCTACGAAGACGAAGACCTGCCCCACCTCACGCTTTCCGACGTGGTGCACCCCTACTACAAGGCCAAGCTGCTCTACCAGCTGCGCAACCTCTACAAGGGTGAGAAGGTGAACAAGCTGGAAACCGTGTTCCTGACCAAAACCGGGAAACCTGTTCACCTGATTGGCTCCATTTCCTGCTCCTGGCAGGATGATGAGCCGGTAAGCACCCGCGCCATTCTGCACGATATCACGGACCGCATTAAGGCCGAGCGCCTGCAGAAGGTGTACTACAGTATTGCCAACCTGGCTATCAGCTCCAAGGATTTGCACTCCCTCTACGGAGCTATCCATCGGGAGCTGAGCAAGATCATTGAAACCAATAACTTCTACATCGCTCTCTGCGATGAGGCCCGCACGCAGCTGCAGTTTGCGTACTACGTCGATCAGAATTCCCAAGGCGACCAGACCATTATGGCGCGGCCCTTCTCCTCGGGCGTATCGGAGTACATCATTCGTACTGGTAGGCCACTATTCCTGCTGAAGCAGGAGCTGGAGGATCTTATTGGCAATGGCACCATCACGGCCTATGGTCTGATGCCGGAGGTAATGCTGTGCTCGCCCCTAAGCATCGGGGAGCGGATTATCGGGGTGATTGCGGTGCAGGACTACCAGAAGGCCGATGCCTATGCCGCCGCCGATATTGAGATTCTGCACTTCATCTCCAACCAGGTAGCCCTGGCCATTGAGCGCAAGCGCAACGAAGTCCAGATTCAGAAGCAGAATGCCCGCCTGAATGCCATTTTTGAGAGCGGCTCGCACCTGATGTGGTCCGTGGATACGCACTCGCGCCTAAGCTCTTTCAACCGCAACTACGCGGCCTATTTCCTGCGCCGCAATGGCGTGTACCCTACCCTGAACGTAAACCTCTGGCAGGCCGATCTGGCCCTGATGGAGGAGGACGCCCGCGAGACCTTCGTGGAGAATTACCGGCGGGCTTTCCAGGGCCATCCGCAGCGCTTTGAGGTGCGCCTCCGCGACACCAAAGGCATGGACAGCTGGCGCGAAATTTACCTCAACCCCATTTACCTCGATGACGGCTCGTTCGAGGAAATATCGGCCATTGCCCACGACATCACGGATCAGAAACGCTCCCAGCTGGAGCTGGCGGCCCAGGAAGAGAAGTTCCGCGCCATCTTCGAGTCGTTCCAGGATGTGTACTACCGCACCGATGGCAAAGGTATTCTGACCCTGGTGAGCCCTTCGGTGCTGGATATGCTGGGCTACACGCCCGAGGAAGTAACGGGCACGCCCATTGCCGATTACTACATCTACCCCTCGCAACGGGATGGCCTGCTCCACAGCGTGCGGGATACGGGCGAGGCGCGCAACTTCGAGCTGGCGATGCGCCACAAGGATGGCCACTCGGTGAGTGTGCTGGTGAATGCCCGCCGCGTGCTGGACGGCCCCTCGGGCACGGAGGGCATCGGGCGCGACATCACAGAGCTGAAGAAAATGCAGGACGACCTGCGCGCGGCCAAAGATGAGGCCGAAGCCGCGCTGCATGCCAAAACGCAGTTCCTGGCCAATATGAGCCACGAGCTGCGCACCCCCATGAACGGCATCATCGGGATGATTGATCTGCTGCACCAGACGGTGGCCTCCGAGGAGCAGGAAGAGTACGTGGATACTTTGCGCAAGTCTTCGGATGCGCTGCTGGCCATTCTGAACGATATCCTGGACCTCTCCAAAATCCAGGCGGGCAAGCTCCAGCTCAGCGAATCAGGCATTGATCTGCACTACACGATGGATAAAATCCACTCGCTGTTTGCCAACCGCGCGAATCAGAAACAGCTGCATTTCACCTACCACATCACACCGCACACACCCCGCTTCATCATTACGGACGAAACGCGCCTACTGCAGATTCTGAGCAACCTGACCTCCAACGCCATCAAGTTTACGGCCCAGGGCAAGGTCAGCATCGAGGTATCGTCGGTGGTGACAGATGGCGAGGAACACACGCTGCGCTTTGCCGTTACGGACTCCGGCATTGGTATTTCCGATGACAACGAGAAGCTGCTCTTCACCAACTTTACCCAGCTCGATACCACGCCCACCAAAGCCTTCGGTGGTACTGGCCTAGGCCTGGCCATCAGCAAGCAGCTGGCCGAGTTGCTGGGCGGCGAGATTGGCGTTATTTCCAACATCGGCGAAGGCTCTACTTTCTGGTTTACCATTCAGTGCTTGGTAGCGCGCAACGAGGAAGAGATTGTGCAGGAGCGCGTGACGGCCCGCGAAAAAGCCCAGGAAGTGGTGCGCTTCGATACTACGCCTCGCGTGCTGCTGGTAGATGACAACCCCATCAACCAGCAGGTAGCCTCACGCCTGCTGGACAAGCTCGGCTGTGATGTGGATGTGGCCCACGATGGTTTCGAGGCCATCAGCAAAGCTACTGACCCACGCCACCAGTACGAGCTGATTTTCATGGACATTCAGATGCCCGAAATGGATGGCGTAACGGCCATGCTCGAAATCCGGAGGCGCCTAGGCCAAGCGTGCCCGCCCGTGGTGGCCATGACGGCCTATTCCATGAAGGAAGACGCCGAGCGGTTTGTGCAGCAGGGCATGGACGACTACGTCTCGAAGCCCGTGAAAACCCAGGACCTGTACACCGTGATGCGTCGGTGGTCTGCGGCCCGCTTAGCCAGCGAAGCCGCCGAGGCCAGCCCCGAGACGCCAGCTACGCAAGAGCCGGCGGCCGTCATCATCGACCCCGATACGATTGAGCAGCTGCGCCAGCTGGGCGGAGGAGAATTTGCCGCGCAGCTGTATGCCGATTTCGAGCAAGAGGCCGGCCAGGTACTTTCGGAGGCCGCCGAATTTGTAGCTAGCGGTCAATACGCCCAGATTTTACCACATTTGCATCAGCTAAAGGGAACCGGATTTACGTTGGGCATTAATACGATGGCTGAATGGACCAAAAAGATGGAGCATGATCTGAAAAATGGCCATTCCTCAACTGCCGAGCAGGACTTTAAAACCCTACAGCAGTACTTTGAACAGTTTGTTGCCACGTACCCGGCCGTCACTCAGGCTCCTTAG
- a CDS encoding response regulator, whose product MADSKTILIAEDSSVILNLTKKILELQKYRIVSAKNGGEVMKQVESQPIDCVLMDINIPVKDGMECTREIRKHSDPRIARIPVIAITGNANNYSMEQFREAGVTDYLPKPLDFDALVRVVKQYIG is encoded by the coding sequence ATGGCTGATTCTAAAACGATTTTAATTGCGGAGGATAGCTCCGTTATCCTGAACCTAACTAAGAAAATTCTCGAGCTCCAGAAGTATCGCATTGTATCGGCTAAGAATGGCGGCGAGGTCATGAAGCAGGTGGAAAGCCAGCCTATCGACTGCGTACTGATGGATATTAATATTCCCGTGAAAGACGGCATGGAGTGCACCCGCGAAATCCGCAAGCACTCTGACCCGCGTATTGCCCGCATTCCGGTTATTGCCATCACCGGCAACGCCAATAATTACTCCATGGAGCAATTCCGTGAAGCCGGCGTAACCGACTACCTGCCCAAGCCGCTTGATTTCGATGCATTGGTGCGCGTAGTGAAGCAGTACATTGGGTAA
- a CDS encoding glycosyltransferase, with amino-acid sequence MPPRLVFTVTTDLNYDQRMQRICGSLVQAGYEVLLVGREWPTSRPLTKQPYQQHRLRCRFRRGKLFYLEFNLRLLLFLLGQQAAAWCAIDLDTALPVWARARLGGQPFVYDAHELFTEVPEVVARPAVQRLWRRVERFIVPRAELAYTVGTALAQVFEERYGRSFEVIRNISRLEETALSSGARPHDGYILYQGALNAGRGLEMLLNAMPQVRARLVLCGEGDLSGSLRSQAEALVLLQSGQVEFRGYVLPAELREITRRAAVGVMLLENLGLSYYYSLANKFFDYLHAGVPQVVIDFPEYRALNEQYDVAELVSAPLTPATIAAALNRLLPGGDEARVLELTAHCALARQVLNWQHEETRLIALYAALPGCTLPIPAV; translated from the coding sequence ATGCCACCCCGCCTCGTCTTTACCGTCACGACCGACCTCAACTATGACCAGCGGATGCAGCGCATCTGCGGATCGTTGGTGCAGGCGGGCTACGAGGTGCTATTGGTGGGGCGGGAGTGGCCTACATCGAGGCCACTAACGAAGCAGCCGTACCAACAGCACCGGCTCCGGTGCCGGTTCCGGCGGGGCAAGCTTTTTTACCTGGAGTTCAACCTGCGGCTCCTGCTATTTCTGCTAGGCCAGCAAGCCGCTGCCTGGTGCGCCATCGATCTGGATACGGCCCTGCCCGTTTGGGCCCGTGCCCGCCTGGGAGGGCAGCCGTTTGTGTATGATGCCCACGAGCTGTTTACGGAAGTGCCCGAGGTGGTGGCGCGCCCGGCTGTGCAGCGGCTCTGGCGCCGGGTAGAGCGGTTCATTGTGCCCCGGGCTGAACTGGCCTACACCGTAGGCACGGCCCTGGCGCAAGTGTTTGAGGAACGCTACGGCCGTTCATTTGAGGTTATCCGCAACATCAGCCGGCTGGAGGAAACCGCGCTTAGTTCCGGCGCCAGGCCCCACGATGGCTACATCCTGTACCAGGGGGCTCTCAATGCGGGCCGAGGGCTGGAAATGCTGCTGAATGCCATGCCGCAAGTGCGCGCCAGGCTGGTGCTGTGCGGTGAGGGCGACCTTTCCGGAAGCCTGCGCTCGCAGGCCGAGGCGCTAGTCCTGTTGCAGAGCGGGCAGGTAGAGTTTCGGGGGTATGTGCTGCCGGCCGAGTTGCGCGAGATAACGCGCCGGGCGGCCGTGGGCGTGATGCTGCTCGAAAATCTGGGCCTGAGCTACTACTATTCCTTGGCCAATAAATTCTTTGATTACCTGCATGCCGGCGTGCCGCAGGTTGTCATTGATTTTCCGGAGTACCGGGCCCTGAACGAGCAGTACGACGTAGCCGAATTAGTATCGGCGCCGCTTACGCCAGCTACCATTGCCGCAGCGCTCAACCGCCTGCTGCCCGGCGGTGATGAGGCCCGCGTGCTGGAACTAACGGCACACTGCGCTCTTGCTCGCCAAGTGCTTAACTGGCAGCACGAAGAAACCCGCCTGATAGCGCTTTATGCGGCGCTGCCTGGCTGTACTTTACCTATTCCTGCCGTATGA
- a CDS encoding MBL fold metallo-hydrolase codes for MEITFLGTGTSQGVPVIGCTCAVCRSVDYRDKRLRVSVHLQVQGKSIIIDSGPDFRQQALRERIDHLDALVFTHEHKDHTGGLDDIRAYNFRQQQDMPLYAEPRVLEQLKREYAYIFAEHKYPGIPQVQMHPILSETDRFWVEGIEFQPIRALHYKLPVLGFRVGNFTYLTDANYLSPEALEQMRGSEVIVLNALRHEKHISHFNLQEAIAILEDLAPGRAYLTHISHQLGRHRETEAELSDFIRLAYDGLRVKM; via the coding sequence ATGGAAATAACTTTCCTTGGCACGGGCACGTCGCAGGGCGTGCCCGTCATTGGCTGTACATGCGCGGTTTGCCGCTCCGTAGACTATCGCGACAAGCGGCTGCGGGTATCGGTGCATTTGCAGGTGCAGGGTAAGAGCATCATCATCGACTCGGGCCCGGATTTCCGGCAGCAGGCCTTGCGGGAGCGGATTGACCACCTCGATGCGCTGGTGTTCACCCACGAGCACAAAGACCACACAGGTGGCCTAGATGACATCAGGGCTTACAATTTTCGGCAGCAGCAGGATATGCCGCTCTACGCCGAGCCGCGCGTGTTGGAGCAGCTCAAGCGGGAGTATGCCTACATATTTGCGGAGCACAAATACCCCGGCATTCCGCAGGTTCAGATGCACCCCATTCTGAGCGAAACCGACCGGTTTTGGGTAGAAGGCATCGAGTTTCAGCCCATTCGGGCACTGCACTATAAGCTGCCGGTGCTCGGGTTTAGGGTCGGGAACTTCACATACCTGACCGACGCAAACTATCTCTCGCCGGAGGCCTTGGAGCAAATGCGCGGCTCCGAGGTGATTGTCCTGAATGCGCTCCGCCACGAAAAGCACATTTCGCATTTCAACCTGCAGGAGGCCATAGCTATTCTGGAAGACCTAGCTCCTGGCCGCGCCTACCTCACCCATATCAGCCACCAGCTGGGGCGCCACCGCGAAACCGAAGCCGAGCTGTCCGACTTCATCCGACTGGCCTACGATGGCCTGCGGGTGAAGATGTAG